A window of the Capricornis sumatraensis isolate serow.1 chromosome 9, serow.2, whole genome shotgun sequence genome harbors these coding sequences:
- the R3HDM4 gene encoding R3H domain-containing protein 4 yields the protein MVVLENPEAGPEETAAAARVVPGGRRTLPLPGCLPALASSQVKRLSASRRKQHFINQAVRNSDLVPKAKGRKSLQRLENTQYLLTLLETEGGTPGPEDGDLAPPAAPGIFAEACSNETYVEIWNDFMNRSGEEQERVLRYLEDEGKSKARRRGPTRGEDRRREDPAYTPRECFQRISRRLRAVLKRSRIPMETLETWEERLLRFFSVSPQAVYTAMLDNSFERLLLHAICQYMDLISASADLEGKRQMKVSNRHLDFLPPGLLLSAYLEQRS from the exons ATGGTCGTTCTGGAGAACCCTGAGGCCGGTCCCGAGGAAACAGCGGCGGCGGCGAGGGTCGTCCCGGGCGGGCGGCGGACGCT GCCCCTTCCGGGCTGCCTGCCCGCTCTAGCCAGCTCCCAGGTGAAGAGGCTCTCGGCCTCCCGGCGGAAGCAGCACTTCATCAACCAGGCTGTGCGGAACTCAGACCTCGTGCCCAAGGCCAAGGGGCGGAAGAGCCTCCAGCGCCTGGAGAACA CACAGTACCTCCTGACCCTGCTGGAGACAGAAGGAGGAACACCTGGCCCGGAGGATGGGGACCTGGCACCCCCCGCGGCACCTGGCATCTTTGCAGAAGCCTGCAGCAATGAGACCTATGTGGAG ATCTGGAACGACTTCATGAACCGCTCTGGGGAGGAGCAGGAGCGTGTTCTCCGCTACCTGGAGGATGAGGGCAAGAGCAAGGCACGGAGGAGGGGGCCTACCCGCGGTGAAGACCGGCGGAGAG AGGACCCGGCCTACACGCCCCGGGAGTGCTTCCAGCGCATCAGTAGGCGTCTGCGAGCTGTTCTTAAGCGGAGCCGCATTCCCATG GAAACACTGGAGACCTGGGAGGAGCGGCTGCTGAGATTCTTTTCTGTGTCCCCCCAGGCCGTGTACACGGCCATGCTGGACAACAG CTTTGAGAGGCTCCTGCTTCACGCCATCTGCCAGTACATGGATCTCATCTCAGCCA GCGCTGACCTGGAGGGCAAGCGGCAGATGAAGGTCAGCAATCGCCACCTGGACTTCCTGCCACCAGGGCTGCTCCTGTCCGCCTACCTGGAGCAGCGCAGCTGA